The Salegentibacter mishustinae genomic interval TCATTTCTCACCTACTTTAGTGATTTAGAAAATAGAGATGATATAAGATTAGCCCAAGTAAAGGAACTTCGGAGAGAAGACACGATTAGAAAAGCTTTAGATAAATTCTATGCTGGTTTTATATATCACCACAGCGATAACAGTAGCGACTATAAAATAGCTTCCAAACTGGCATCGGAGGCTGCCGAAAGTGCTTCGCTAAAAGATAATTATCAGGTGCAATGGTTAAGAAAAGCAACGTATGATCGTTACTTACTATCTATAGGGAAACAAGAAAAGTACAACACTCAAAATAGTTTTAGTATTGATTTTGAATAAATTAAATAGGACCAAGCATTTAAACTCATCACTCCAAATTCCTGAAACATATTCATTATTTAAATAAATTCTAAATAAAATTTGTGCTTTTAGCAGTAAGATTTTATTTTCGCTTTATGTTTATTTAGACCTATTACAAATAAAATTCTTAAAAAGGTCTAATAGAAAAATAAATATCTGGCTCTGGCCAGGTTTAAATATTGGCGATGGGAAAGAATAAACCAACTAAGAAGTTCAGGAAGTATATACGCACAGTACATTTATATTTAGGGCTGGCTACGGGCTTAGTTGTATTTATTGTATCCATTACCGGTTGCTTATGGGTGTTTCAGGAAGAAATTAAAGCCTTAACATCTAATGTTCCAGAAGTTGTCCCTCAAAATAATCCAGAGATAGATCCCCTGGAAGTAAAAAATATAGCGCAAAATGTTTTTCCCGGAAAACACGTTCATGGAACATTATACCAGGGAGGCACCAGCCCAATAGAAGTAATCTTTTATGAAGAAAAACCAGAGTTCTACAAATCGGTTTTTGTACATCCGTGGAGCGGCGAAATTTTACATATAGAAGATCATCTTTCAGGATTTTTTCACTTTGTTTTAGATGGGCATATGCATTTGTGGCTACCAGCAGAAATAGGTAGTGAGATCGTTGCCTGGAGCACATTTATATTCTTTCTAATGCTAGTTTCGGGCATTATTTTATGGTGGCCCAAAAACAAAAAAGTCAGGAAGCAACGTACCTGGTTTCAATGGAAAGAAAGCACTAAATGGAAACGAAAAAATTATGACCTTCATCAAATTATAGGTTTTTATGCTAGTTTTATCGCAGTGATATTCATTTTCACGGGACTAATAATGACTTTTGACAGTTTTGCTGCGGGCTTTTATAAAACCATTGGCGGAGAAAAAGAAGTAGTATTTTCTGTTCCTGAAAACCCGGCGGGAAGTTTTAAAAGTACAGGGGATGGGAATGAACCTATTAGGCAATTAATGCCTTTTCTAAAAGATAAATTTCCCGATGCTAAAGATTATGAAATTCACTATCCTTATGATGAAAACCATAGTATTTACGTAGAAGTAAGTAATAGTGACGGAATCTACTATGATTCAGATTATAGATTTTATGACCAAAACGATCTGGCTGAAGTTCCCTCTGAAACTATTTACGGTGTTTACAAAGAAGCCGGTGTAGCCGAAAAAATACTAAGAATGAATTATGATATTCACGTTGGTGCCATCGCGGGATTACCGGGTAAGATTCTTGCTTTTCTAATTAGCCTACTTTGCAGCTCACTTCCGATTACCGGCTTCCTGGTCTGGTATGGAAAGAAGGTAAAAGCCAAAACTCCTAAAAGAAAAGATAGAAGAGCACTCGCTACTTCCAATTAAAAAATCCGGTTTTTATAGCTTCTATTTTTCAAACTTCAACGCCTAAAATTTCGATTATCAAATAAACTAATTCGGAGCATGCTCACGCAACATTATCATGGAAAAATATAATTTGATTTCGAGGCAAGCCTCGGTGTATTCAATCTCGATTATCGAGTAAAATAAATTTTGATGATACTTGTCATATTTTATTTAGAGATAGCGAGTTAACTTACAGGGTCTTTTTAAGTTCAAGCATTATGGAAACCATGACCTCGACCGATAGTACTCAAATCCTTGCCGAAAATTATATTGGGAGGCTGGGATATTTCTCTAGAGAAAGAGTAGAAATTATTCCTATAACTTATTATTTTGACCCAGAACATAACAGTGTTTTGAGTTATTCGGGACAGGGAAATAAAATTGAAGCGATGCGTAAAAACCCCTTGGTTTCCTTTCAGGTAGATGAAATTACTAATTTAGAGAAATGGAAATCGGTTCTTATATATGGCAGGTTTGAAGAATTAACCGGAATCGATGCCAAACACATGCTTCGTATATTTTCTCAAGGAGTGAAAAAAGTGATCAAAAATAAAGAACACTCCTACCCTGATTTTATACAGAATTTTTCCAGCAAAGAAGAAAGCTCTGATACTCCAATAGTTTTTCGTATTAATATAGATGAGCTTGCAGGGCGAGAAAGAGTGTAGACGGCCTGGAAAAATACCCATCGTAATAAACAGCATTTGTTTTCACACTCAATTAGAAGCCAGGGTTAAAGCTATATCATACTACAACTCGGTGACCATATAAGATCCTCATATTAGATATCCTACTAAAACTTAAGATTCTATATTCGTTTAAAATCTATCTTATAATAGTTTTATAAGTCAGATTTTAAGACTTGTAATCCCTTAGATTCATTTCCAATAGTTTTTGCCTAATCACTATAGTTATTTAGTATAAAAATTAAAAACCTATAAGAAAAAATTATAGTATTTTTAAATTGTTAAACTATTAAAACTCTTTAATTATGGAACACAATCAATCAAAGAATCCTGATAATCATAAAGTATGGGACGTAAACGAATCCAGTAGATGCCCATTTATGGGAGGAGCAGTTGAGAAAACTGCAGGTATGGGAACTACCAATAGAGACTGGTGGCCAAATTCTTTAAACCTGAAAATTTTGAAGCAGCATTCTAATTTATCTAATCCAATGGATGAGGATTTTAACTATGCTGAGGCTTTTAAAAGCCTTGATCTTGCTGCAGTAAAGAAAGACTTAAATGACCTTATGACTGATAGCCAGGAATGGTGGCCGGCAGATTATGGTCACTATGGTCCATTTTTTATACGAATGGCCTGGCATAGTGCAGGTACTTATCGTATTGGTGATGGTCGTGGCGGCGCAGGTTCTGGTTCGCAAAGATTTGCTCCTTTAAACTCCTGGCCAGATAATGCCAACCTGGATAAAGCACGTTTACTTCTTTGGCCAATTAAGGAAAAATACGGTAATAAAATATCCTGGGCAGATCTTATGATTCTTGCCGGAAACGTTTCTCTTGAATCCATGGGACTCAAAACTTTTGGTTTTGCCGGTGGGCGTGAAGATATTTGGGAACCTGAAGAAGATATCTATTGGGGTTCTGAAGGAGAATGGTTAGGAAATAAAGAACGATACCAAAAAGAAGATGACCTTGAAAATCCATTAGGAGCTTCGCATATGGGTCTTATTTATGTAAACCCAGAAGGACCCAATGGAGAACCTGATCCTATTGGTGCTGCCAAAGATATTCGGGAAACTTTTGGTCGTATGGCAATGAACGATTACGAAACAGTGGCACTAATTGCCGGTGGACATACCTTTGGAAAAACCCATGGCGCTGCCGATGCCAATGAATATGTTGGTGCAGAACCTGCGGGAGCAGGAATCGAAGAAATGGGACTCGGTTGGAAGAACAGTTTTGGAAGCGGAAATGCAGAGAATACAATTACCAGTGGTATTGAAGGTGCCTGGACACAAACACCTACAAAATGGAGCAATAATTTTTTTGAAAACCTATTTGGATTTGACTGGGAATGTCATAAAGGTCCCGGAGGTGCTTACCAATGGAGACCAAAAGATGGTGCCGGTGCAGGAACTGTACCAGATGCGCACGATCCTTCAAAAAAACACGCACCATTTATGCTAACTACAGACCTGGCTTTAAAAGAAGATCCTGAGTATTTAAAAATTTCAAAACATTTTCACGAAAACCCAGAGGAATTTGCAGATGCTTTTTCCAGGGCATGGTATAAACTAACGCATCGTGATATGGGGCCTATTTCCAGATATTTGGGGCCAGAAGTACCATCGGAAGAACTTATTTGGCAAGATCCTGTTCCTAAAGTAGACCACGAATTAGTAAATGAGAATGATGTTAAGGAACTAAAGAAAAAGATTCTCAATTCTGGATTAAGTGTTTCACAATTAGTTTCTACCGCCTGGGCTTCGGCCTCAACGTTTAGAGGTTCAGATAAACGTGGAGGCGCTAACGGTGCGCGTATTCGTTTAGAACCACAAAGGCACTGGGAAGTTAATAATCCTCCTCAACTTCAGGAAGTATTAACCAGGTTGGAAAATATTCAAAGAGAATTCAATGAAGCACAGGCAGGAAATAAAAAAGTTTCCCTTGCAGATCTTATTGTACTTGGAGGTTGCGTTGCAATTAAGAAAGCCGCTGCAGATGCTGGCCATGAAATTGGCGTGGCATTTATACCGGGACGTACAGATGCTACGGCAGAGCAAACAGATGCTGAAGCTTTTGAACCTCTTGAACCAAATGCAGATGGTTTCCGAAATTATGCGAGGAATAGAGACAATATATCGGCTTCAGCCGAAGAAATGCTGGTAGATAAGGCACAATTACTCACCTTAACTCCACCAGAAATGACAGTATTAGTTGGTGGAATGCGGGTTTTGGATACCAACTTTGACGGATCTAAACGTGGTGTCTTCACAGATAGACCAGGACAACTTACCAACGATTTCTTTAAGAATATCCTTGATATGAGAACTACCTGGAAAGCTACTTCGGATGCTCAAACCGAATTTGAAGGTAGAGATCGCTCCACTAATAAAGTAAAATGGACAGGAAGTAGAGTCGATCTTATTTTTGGATCGAACTCAGAGCTTAGAGCTTTAGCTGAAGTTTATGGAACCAGAAATTCAGAAGAAAAATTTGTAAAAGATTTTGTGAAAGCCTGGGAGAAAGTAATGAACCTCGATAGGTTTGATCTGAAATAATTTTAAATAAAAAATTAATAGTTTAAAAAGCAGCCCTATTTTCTGGCTGCTTTTTTTATAGATAAAAAACAAGACAACAAGCTGATTAAAAATGTTTTCAATTTGCCTTTTGCTCAACTATTCATTAGTAATTGTATGAATTACGAAACACTTTCTTCAAAATAAAAATCACGATGAACAGTTTTGAAAAAAAATTCGTAATTTCATTAATAATTAAAAATAAATTAATATTGTTATTTTTTTGTATATTCTTAGTTGAAAAGAGATAAAAAACAATGAAATTCGACCCCCAAATTGTAGAGAAATCTACTCCCTACTCTTCTTTACTTAATGATGATAATTTGCTTCTGCAAACTCAAAAGGAGGACTCACCCCTAGATTTAACGAAATCTGATAGTAGAAACAAAAGTAATT includes:
- the katG gene encoding catalase/peroxidase HPI, whose protein sequence is MEHNQSKNPDNHKVWDVNESSRCPFMGGAVEKTAGMGTTNRDWWPNSLNLKILKQHSNLSNPMDEDFNYAEAFKSLDLAAVKKDLNDLMTDSQEWWPADYGHYGPFFIRMAWHSAGTYRIGDGRGGAGSGSQRFAPLNSWPDNANLDKARLLLWPIKEKYGNKISWADLMILAGNVSLESMGLKTFGFAGGREDIWEPEEDIYWGSEGEWLGNKERYQKEDDLENPLGASHMGLIYVNPEGPNGEPDPIGAAKDIRETFGRMAMNDYETVALIAGGHTFGKTHGAADANEYVGAEPAGAGIEEMGLGWKNSFGSGNAENTITSGIEGAWTQTPTKWSNNFFENLFGFDWECHKGPGGAYQWRPKDGAGAGTVPDAHDPSKKHAPFMLTTDLALKEDPEYLKISKHFHENPEEFADAFSRAWYKLTHRDMGPISRYLGPEVPSEELIWQDPVPKVDHELVNENDVKELKKKILNSGLSVSQLVSTAWASASTFRGSDKRGGANGARIRLEPQRHWEVNNPPQLQEVLTRLENIQREFNEAQAGNKKVSLADLIVLGGCVAIKKAAADAGHEIGVAFIPGRTDATAEQTDAEAFEPLEPNADGFRNYARNRDNISASAEEMLVDKAQLLTLTPPEMTVLVGGMRVLDTNFDGSKRGVFTDRPGQLTNDFFKNILDMRTTWKATSDAQTEFEGRDRSTNKVKWTGSRVDLIFGSNSELRALAEVYGTRNSEEKFVKDFVKAWEKVMNLDRFDLK
- a CDS encoding pyridoxamine 5'-phosphate oxidase family protein: METMTSTDSTQILAENYIGRLGYFSRERVEIIPITYYFDPEHNSVLSYSGQGNKIEAMRKNPLVSFQVDEITNLEKWKSVLIYGRFEELTGIDAKHMLRIFSQGVKKVIKNKEHSYPDFIQNFSSKEESSDTPIVFRINIDELAGRERV
- a CDS encoding PepSY-associated TM helix domain-containing protein, whose protein sequence is MGKNKPTKKFRKYIRTVHLYLGLATGLVVFIVSITGCLWVFQEEIKALTSNVPEVVPQNNPEIDPLEVKNIAQNVFPGKHVHGTLYQGGTSPIEVIFYEEKPEFYKSVFVHPWSGEILHIEDHLSGFFHFVLDGHMHLWLPAEIGSEIVAWSTFIFFLMLVSGIILWWPKNKKVRKQRTWFQWKESTKWKRKNYDLHQIIGFYASFIAVIFIFTGLIMTFDSFAAGFYKTIGGEKEVVFSVPENPAGSFKSTGDGNEPIRQLMPFLKDKFPDAKDYEIHYPYDENHSIYVEVSNSDGIYYDSDYRFYDQNDLAEVPSETIYGVYKEAGVAEKILRMNYDIHVGAIAGLPGKILAFLISLLCSSLPITGFLVWYGKKVKAKTPKRKDRRALATSN